In Callospermophilus lateralis isolate mCalLat2 chromosome 15, mCalLat2.hap1, whole genome shotgun sequence, the genomic stretch CAGTACATGGAGGAAGAAGCTCTGCTTTGTAGCATTTGCTAATCTGAGGTATAAACACACCCACCACTGACAACTGAGGGGTGTTTTTATTGAAGTTGTTTTGATCCAAGGAATGTTTACACTGGACTCTCTAAACtgccccgccacacacacacacatttacacaGTTCTATACAAGTGTACATACTTTGATTCTTCCTCTTGGTAGTAAAAGGACCCTGAGAGGAACAATTTGTCTCTTAGTGCATAAGATAGACAGAACAGACTCTTCACAAGCCTGACAGGACTGGGAGGAGAGGACTCTACCTCAAATAACACTGATGATCTTCCTCAGGAGAAACTGAGTTTGAAATATCAGTTTTGGGCAAAATTGGAGACACCAACAACTTTAATGTTTTCCCTAGAAGATTGGTGGCCATGGTATACTCTGCTGAGTAAAAAATATTCTAAATGAAAGGCTCTTCAAAAACATTAACTATGGCAGCCATCGTTGTCCCATTAAGTCAAGGTACCCAGGTGGAATGGCACAGACCAGTAGTCCAAGATGGAGACAGAATGCAGTCCTTTAACTTTGTTGGTATCTCTGTCTCTGAGGTCACAGGATTATAATGCTTTCCTTAGCATGAATTCAATCTGGGAAAATTTTAATCTCTGTGCAATATCCAGTGAGCTCTCACCATTctgaggagaaaaagaaacttcagTTATTTATTTCCAATAGAATAAAATGTCAATGCAAATGTAAACAGATTAGACCGAGCCTCAGGCTTGGCAAGGCCTTTAAAGGTCTTTCAGTTTTAAAAGGAGAGGCCTAGCTTCTTTCTTCCTTAGAATGGCTAATTTTAGTATTATTCACATGAAAGGAGGTTGATTTCCTTCAACACAAGACCTGGATTAGAAGATTATGCTGCGAGGGGCAACTTCAGACTCAGGTTTGCAGATCCTTACCTTGTCCTTTATCATGGGGTTTGCACCGGCTTCCAGGAGCAGAGGGATGAGAGTCTGGTTTTTCATTTTGCAGGCATAATGTAATGCAGTGCAGCCATACTGAAACACAAAGGGCCAACACTGCAGCTCATCAACCAGGCTTTCCACAAACTTCAGCACCTGTTTCTTTAGCAACTATTCACATTTGGTAATGTGCGACTAAGCAGAACAGCTTGCAAACCATCTTGTACTGAAAAGTTTTCTCCTCTCCCTCCAGATATACATTAGTATCCTATATGCCATCAATATCTTCCCTTCTCATTTTCCATTACAAATTATAGAATGTAACTGTGATAACATATAAgatatatttataataatatatgaTGCTTAATGATACCAACATTTCTTTGTGGAATTTTATATAGCTGGGCAAGCACTACCCTGATAATTTTACCATCTTTTCCCTTAGAGAGTTTCCCCAAGGACCTTTTTGTAAATACTATCCTTTATGGTTTTCAATCAAAATCCTCAGTCAGAAGAAGGAAGCTGCTCATATCACTACAGAATATGTATAAGATCCTAGGAGTTTGATGTACAAGTCCACACTTAGTTTGCTATGGTTCATATTTTGTACTGTAAATTAACAGTCATATTCTGTTGGTACCAATTTAAAACACTAACCacaagttaaaaatattttctaatgggAGAATTTGTGTTCAAAATTTACCTTTCAAAAAGTAGCCAAGAAACCATAGTTTTGGTAAGAGAAAACAATATCCTCAACTGTTAAAACCAATAGAATTAATTCTGGACCTTATTCCCTGGAAATTCTTCTAAGATTATAGGAAATTATGTtacaatcatttatttttatcaagTGGTGGCATGATGAATGGAAGAAGGACTCTGGAATTTTCCATGTGAAATAAAGTGAGTCTAAttagctaaaaatataaaatactgccTTAGGACTAGGAATATGCTTCAGCAATAGAGTGCTTGCTACCATGCagaaagccctggattcaatccccagcaccacaaaaacaaacaaacaaaataaaacctacAGTTTTTTGAGTTAGAActtggatcacatgtttggtggaAAAAGAGGGTgcctgtgtgcatgcacacaacaCATGTGTACTTAGGAATATAATATCTCTGTTTAGAGACAGATAAAGAcataaataattagaaaaaatatctggagagaaattTTGACCACAGGCacaaattttaaatcttttgcaTTCAAATGAAAAGATCAACAAAAACCTTCAAAAACCTCCAATGTAACCTTTAATAATCTCCTATTTTAATAAATTTCAAAGCTGTTTAGGAGAATAGGATGCATAATAGTAGTCTatacaaattaattttttaaattctatttgaaaTAAAAGACATAGATTATATCAACTTATTGTCCTGTGCTCTCTCATGCAAGCTTGCACTCTCTTTCCCACACAAAAATTATTTCCATTTAAGCCTTCTTCAAATttaacaaaaactaaaataatgcaaagaattaatagaaacagggatcaaaacatttttttctcataGAACAATGGTAATACACAGAGACTGTCAAAAATAGAACACTAGTTTTCTGTAATCAAATTTCAACTTGCTTTTCTTAATATAACACTAGAAACCTAAAATTTTATCCAATTAATTTAAGCAAATAAAACaccatacaaaaaaaaatgtttgatccACTATTAAGGGAGGAAGGTGAGTACAGATGTGCAAGGATAAAAAGTCCAAACAAAACCTTACACATCCTATGGGAAGAAGTCAGCGGATGCTGCTACAGACAAATGTTATTGCAGCTCATAACATCACTTGGATTTTCTTTGATCTTTGCCCTTCTTGAACTTTCATTTATAAAAGGGGCCTCTCTTAAAGTCTCTTGGCTGAAGAAGCAGCTGTTAACATGCAGTGAGCACTTACTAGGTAATAAATTTATAATTGGCCACCCACCTAAGTAAAAAGTGGCAGGCCTATTCACACAGTGGCATTCTGACTCCCGCTTAAGCACTGAGGATGCTGGTGTTATCAAAgtcttccttatctttatttcttACCAATGTCAAAACCAGTTCTTTTAAAGATGTTCTGCAATCAATAAAGATTCTGCACTCATGAGTTTAGTGGAAGAATATAAATAACCTCAAAGTTGCATGACTGGCAGTgagtaaaaagaaaactaaatgaaCATTATTTTGGAAtggctaaaaatataaacttacaCAGTCTTTAGCATCAACCTGGACACCAGCATCAAGGAGCATTCGCACAAGAACCTCATTCTGCTTTGTCTTCGATACCTGTTGTAACAAACAGTAAGTGCAAGAGAAGTGGTTTGACAAGCATTTTCTTCATCTTGTGTCTGAGACTATTGTAATCAATTGGCTTCATCTGAATCTCAACACTCCTAAACATCTCTCATCTTAAAATCCTAGAAGACATATCAGGTTGTGCTCTTGGAATGGCAATCTCAGCACCCAGGCACTTGTTTGAAATGCACATTCTCAACCCTCACCCAGACCTACTATCTCCTGCTGAGGATGGGATCAGTTTTCTATATTTTCCTTCCTGATTCATAGCTCTTCCTAACTTCTCATCGTTCTGAAGACAAATCTAAGCTATTCAACATCCCTCTAGGGCTTACTGCTCTAATCCTTTCTCACAGGAGCTACCACCTGGATCACCCTGCGTTAGCTATATTAGTTTGTTGTTAAGTCCTCCATTCCCACCAGGCTCCCTCTGGCATTATTGCACAGATGTTCCTTctacctggaagcttcctacctcCCGTTTTTGCTTTGCAAATTCATCCTTCATATCTCAGCCCATGTTCCTCTTCCTCCAGGAACTTAGAGCCTCTATTTTCCTTGCTGCTTCCCAGTGTCAGACTTCCTGGACTTAACTGATGAGGTGAAGAAATCCTTTTCTTTCAGGCCCTCAACACCCATCACTTCTCTGTATCACCTGTTTCATGGCAATTGCTCTTGTGTTTGTCATTTGATTAATGATTCCCCACCATCCTCTAATGCTCACGAGGTCAACAGctatgtctgtttagttcatcaTGGTATCACTAATCCTTGTACAGTGTCTGGTTCATAACAGATCCATGAAAATACAGGTTGAATGATAGAACAAATGAGTGAAATCAACAAGGTTTCTCAGAAACTCACTTTTCCTTTTTGGTCTCTCAAGGTTCTGACCACCTGACAGAGCCTTCCCAATACAGAGGTTCACCTGAGAAAGCAGAGCTCTCTCTACACATAAGGCATCAGCCCTTTGTCCTCTGGAGCTATCCAGTTGTCTtctctccttcttccttcctgtgTCACCTGATCAACTGCCTTTTTTTCTCCTACCTTTCTTTGAAGTGACTCGATCCTTTCTGATCCTTTCCCCTATACTTGCCTCTCATATCACTTATTCCTTATGCATCACAAATTTACAATGTAAGGCTCCATTAATAAATAGTGTATATGTGCAATTGAAGCCAGGCTGTTCATTGCAATCTATATTTTTGCTTAGGCCTCTCCATCTTCTAAACATTGGACCATCTCAAAAAGCAGAGCTATATGTCAACAAATTCCAAATGGGCCTTGCCCGTAGTTGTGATGTTTTTCTTTAGAACCTCTGAAAAGGTCAACAAATTACTCCTGCCCCCAAATGACAAATATTCCAATGATGTGTGCTGAATACACAGTGAATTTCTCAAAACATTTTTAAGGATATAAGCAGATAATTTATTAGTGAATTAAAATTTTCCCTCTCCCATAAATTAAAAGATCAAAACCAACATTTTTGTATTTAACTACAGTTCCTCAAATTCTGCAACATTTAATACCTAAAGAGATAATAACACTTTCAACTGACTGAATTTATAGTGGAACTTTTGTAAAAAGGGAAAACTGAGGTTTGAGGTCAATTAGCTACAGAAATGGGGGAAAGGTGGTTATTTAATTGGAATAAATGATGTATCTTTTGAGCCATCTCTCAAAGGTGGAACTGGCTACAAGAGAAGCAGGGGTGGGGATTTGGGGGTGGAGAATCAGTACACAGCTGTCACCATATTTGAAGGTAAAACAAAAATTCCATCTTCTTCTCATAATATGAATTCATTCCTACACCAACTATATATTCCCATTTAAACATGATTCAATACATCATGGTGAAAGATGGGCTTCAAATTCCCCATAAATATCTTCTGCGTTTGTCAGCTCCCTGGTGCAAATCCCTTAGGAACTGTCTTCTATCTCATCATCAGGATGTGTCCTTAAATGTCAGTAGTTCATAAAGAGATGTGCAAAAATATAAATTCcactgagagagaaagagagtagtAGTAATAGGATTTTTCCCCTAAATTTTCAGAATTTTGCAATTCCTTCAGATAAAACATAAAACTAAGTCaagattaaattatttttctagaTAAATCTTTCACAGACTATTTTACCATTGGTCTACTGTTTTTGCTACCTTCTCTCACTTTACATAGTCAGCATTGCATGAATATTGGAAATGGTTTTCGTAGAATATGCTTGGTATTCTACAAAACTCACAGTGGTTCACCTTAGGATTTTTCAACGTTATGATGGTGGGAAAATGATGGGCATTCAGAGGAAACCACACTTTGAATTCTGAATCTTGGTCTTTTCCTGGGCTGGTGATATGTACATGATACCCTCTGTTGATGCTGAGCAGTAACAGCAAGGTACAGCCGCCACTCAGCCACAAGGTCACAGGGGTCCAAGGACCGTACTCTACAGAGTACGGTGTGGTTAAAATGTGATGTTTGGTAGGTGAGGtatattaaatgtattttatgctTATAATGTTTTTATCTTTGAGAGGTTTATTGGGATGTAACATCATCAAACGTCAAGGAGCACATGTTCAAACCAAgagcttatttttaaattattttttacaatATCTCACTGGTCTAGCAAAACTTGCATTTCGTGCATAGTTCTCCTATTCATTTTTCCTGTGCCCTAATGAGTGTACTCACCATGAGGAAATACCCAATAAGAAGGACAGGCATCAAGAGGACAATGAGCAGATAATCAAAGAAGGTAAATCTTTTCTTCACAGCATAATGCAAGCAAGTTCTCTCTTTCTACAATTAAGAAAAGAACTCTTCATTTCACATTTCATATTTGcatattactacatcaaaaagttcatgcttttatttttatggtaCTCAGGGCACTTCTTTCTGTGGGGCTTGTCTGATTAATAAACTTGGATTTCCATTGACCAGAATATTGAACAGTCCAATCTAAAGGAAAGACAAAGATCAACAACAAACAACAGAGGTGAAGATGCGTTTTAGAAATCATTGAAGTCtagattttcacatttattttagtttttgaggGACAAATATATTGAGATACAAATATAGGACTGAACTTAGTATGTAGTGCCATAGTTATCCTTAATCAACTATGGTGGACCATTGCTCATTTAATGATATGTTTACAGGAAAATCTTAACCTCATTTCAATTTTTCTGTGTTCCCTCATGAACACAGACAGTGCTACAAGAATGCACGTAACTTAATTATTTGAATATAtcaagattcatcaggtggtggacTTAAGCTTTGAGGGGTGGTATATGGAATGTGAACTCTCAGAGGCTCATAATCAAAGGTGGTCATAAAGATGTGCAAATAAGTATAATGTGAAAAAAGCTATGGTATAATTGGAACACTATTCAAATCAATAAAAGGAAAGGGAGtgtaagagagaaaagagaagtgaGTTTCTACTTGGAGGTAGCACTATTCTTAAATAAAAACCCTTGTTTTTCTAATTATTAAGGTATACATGCTATCTGTAAACATTCTGGAGAGTAGAGGAGGTTAGAATGATAGAATTCAGAATTATCCATTATCAAACAGTACAGAGTTAATTCTTGACATTATGTTATATTCTCTCAAGGTCATTGTCAATTCCATACACATGGAATTTTAAAACATAGAATCATTGCAtattcaaaatcatatcttgtttcTTTCCAGTTTAGAGATGAACATTTAGAATATATACACTTTCCATgccattaatatttttaattacatGTTTGCAAGGATTGACTGGCTGCTCATGTTTTTATTAGTGTGTCATACATAGACATATTAGTGGAGCTCATTTTGACAGATGCATAAATTCATAAGACATTATTTACtccattcaatccccagaacttccTCATTTCCTCTCTTCCTCCATTCCTCTGATATCCTgcctctactctattggtcttccttctacatatttattttttttaattggtgtattatagttgtagataaaagtggaattcattgggatatattcatacatacacacagcATAATTAGTTCAACCTCATTCCCCagttctttccttttccctcttctCCCCCATCCTCCTTGGCCTCCAacttctactgatctcccttctattttcacaaGATCtcccccttttttgttttttgggttttttttttttgcatctaactttcatatcagagaaaacattcagcctttaagTCTGATttatttctgagtctggcttatttcacttaacatgagactctccagtgccatccaatgATACAATTTCATTCTTAGTTAGGACTCCATTATAtagatcacattttatttatccactcatctattgatgggcacctaGCCTGATCCCATAACTTGGTACTGTGAATTgcactgctgtaaacattgatgtgtctgtatcactatagtatgctgatttgagTTCTTTTGGATAACCACTGAGGAATGGCATAGT encodes the following:
- the Ankrd22 gene encoding ankyrin repeat domain-containing protein 22, with product MAGRGGSSGPICQAAYQNDLGQVWRWVREDNHYVNIQDGFNGDTPLMCACRRGHVKIVSFLLRRNANVNLKNQKERTCLHYAVKKRFTFFDYLLIVLLMPVLLIGYFLMVSKTKQNEVLVRMLLDAGVQVDAKDCYGCTALHYACKMKNQTLIPLLLEAGANPMIKDKNGESSLDIAQRLKFSQIEFMLRKAL